A single Osmerus mordax isolate fOsmMor3 chromosome 7, fOsmMor3.pri, whole genome shotgun sequence DNA region contains:
- the ankrd33aa gene encoding LOW QUALITY PROTEIN: ankyrin repeat domain-containing protein 33B (The sequence of the model RefSeq protein was modified relative to this genomic sequence to represent the inferred CDS: deleted 1 base in 1 codon) — protein sequence MATASHDPNLGAGPSDDSEISLDESESGSVLSDDSVMPDYEREDKLRGGSTPTLYEACLRNEALTLRRVLERGVTREEVMELDINGRNGLMLGVSKGYVDIVFGLYTCPMVDINHQDNDGNTALMIAAQAGFVTILNYILNYYPRVDLELRDTRGFTALIKASMQGRQDCVSALLMHGADINVVDSTKGKDIKDWALKTGRFEILQRLRRLHTRPVALQFCEDYAIEWPALKELVAKATSSKSAGQKLAQSLKDNLTFSFPRDPQDDGVLDHMVRMTTSLHSPLVATGTRPLCPTSPPEIGKRRLAVPELVAKHSSKELEESSVCHGDGSIASITPIVVTTSGMSLTCCNGERRESIVSEATSHVRSYLPRSLTQRNSVFPSGCIPKIQVTKSGEPTPKKEKKTKKQKGYLEPPVWKYKESKEEKKKERKKAEKEKSEQEKKDKRAKKKATK from the exons ATGGCGACGGCGTCCCACGACCCCAACCTGGGCGCCGGCCCCTCGGACGACTCGGAGATCTCCCTCGACGAGTCGGAAAGCGGGAGCGTGCTGTCCGACGACTCGGTGATGCCCGACTACGAGCGCGAGGACAAGCTCAGGGGGGGGTCCACCCCCACGCTGTACGAGGCCTGCCTCAGGAACGAGGCCCTCACCCTCCGCAGGGTCCTGGAGAGAGGGGTCACCAGGGAGGAGGTCATGGAGCTGGACATCAACGGCAGG AACGGCCTGATGCTGGGCGTGTCGAAAGGCTACGTGGACATCGTGTTCGGCCTGTACACGTGTCCAATGGTGGACATCAATCACCAGGACAACGATGGGAACACCGCCCTCATGATCGCTGCTCAGGCCG ggtttGTCACCATCCTCAACTACATCTTGAACTATTACCCCAGGGTAGACCTGGAGCTGAGGGACACCCGCGGCTTCACTGCCCTCATCAAGGCCTCCATGCAGGGCCGCCAGGACTGTGTTTCTGCCCTGCTCATGCATG GTGCGGACATCAACGTGGTGGACTCCACCAAGGGGAAAGACATCAAGGACTGGGCCTTGAAGACCGGCCGCTTTGAGATCCTACAGAGGCTCCGGCGCCTCCACACTCGGCCCGTCGCCTTGCAGTTCTGCGAAGACTACGCCATCGAGTGGCCCGCTCTGAAGGAGCTGGTGGCCAAGGCCACGTCCTCCAAGTCAGCGGGCCAGAAGCTGGCCCAGAGCCTCAAGGACAACCTGACCTTCAGCTTCCCCCGAGACCCCCAGGACGACGGGGTGCTGGACCACATGGTGCGCATGAccaccagcctccacagccccctGGTGGCCACCGGCACCCGGCCCCTCTGCCCCACTAGCCCCCCGGAGATCGGCAAGCGCCGGCTGGCCGTGCCGGAGCTGGTGGCCAAGCACAGCagcaaggagctggaggagagctcCGTGTGCCACGGCGACGGCTCCATCGCCTCCATCACGCCCATCGTGGTGACGACCAGCGGCATGTCCCTGACCTGCTGCAACGGGGAGAGGCGAGAGAGCATCGTCTCCGAGGCCACGAGTCACGTCCGCAGCTACCTGCCCCGGAGCCTGACCCAGAGGAACAGCGTGTTCCCCTCCGGCTGCATCCCCAAGATCCAGGTGACCAAGTCCGGGGAGCCCACCcccaagaaggagaagaagacgaAGAAGCAAAAG GGCTACCTGGAGCCGCCCGTGTGGAAGTACAAGGAGtccaaggaggagaagaagaaggagaggaagaaggcggagaaggagaagagcgaACAGGAGAAGAAGGATAAGCGGGCCAAGAAGAAGGCGACCAAGTGA